The bacterium genome includes a region encoding these proteins:
- a CDS encoding response regulator, with translation MKALIIDDSSTMRLLLARLLDELGVTHAQAANGREAMEALAREGPFDFALVDWQMPVMDGIEFIRIARESYTRDELKLLMVTSVNQIESVMEALEAGADEYIMKPFSREALLEKLALLGIDPV, from the coding sequence ATGAAAGCCCTCATCATCGACGACTCGTCCACCATGCGTTTGCTGCTGGCGCGTCTGCTGGACGAGTTGGGCGTGACCCACGCCCAAGCCGCCAACGGCCGGGAGGCGATGGAGGCGCTGGCCCGCGAAGGCCCCTTCGATTTTGCCCTGGTGGATTGGCAAATGCCGGTCATGGACGGCATCGAATTCATCCGGATTGCGCGGGAATCCTACACGCGGGACGAGCTGAAACTGCTGATGGTGACCTCCGTCAACCAGATCGAAAGTGTGATGGAAGCGCTGGAGGCCGGGGCCGACGAGTACATCATGAAACCCTTCTCCCGTGAAGCCCTGCTTGAGAAGCTTGCCTTGCTTGGCATTGATCCGGTCTGA